Below is a window of Verrucomicrobiales bacterium DNA.
GGGAACGCCCATTTGTGGAGTGGGCTGAAGCTCAAGGCTACACCCTGGACTACTGTGCCAACCAGGATTTGGAAGCACGTCCTGAGCTGCTGGCCAAGTACCGTCTCGTCCTGAGTGTGGGGCACGACGAATATTGGTCTTCCAAGATGCGGGACCACCTGGAGGAGTACATCGGCAAAGGTGGCAACGTCGCCTTCTTCAGCGGGAACACGTGCTGCTGGCAGGTCCGAAGCGAGGACAACGGCAACGCGCTCACCTGCTGGAAGCAAGCCTTCCAGTTCGATCCCGTGTATTCCGCGGGGGACCACCGCCTGCTGAGCACCCTATGGAGCCATCACTTGGTGGGACGCCCGGAAAACCAACTGACCGGGGTCGGCTTCCTGTGGGGAGGTTACCACCTGAGCCACGGCCAATTCATGGACGGCAAAGGCGCATACACCGTCCATCAACCCGATCACTGGATCTTCCAAGGAACTCAGCTGAAGCGGGGAGATACGTTCGGGGGCAAGGATACCATTGTGGGTTACGAGTGCGACGGCTGCGAGATTCGGATGGAAAATGGCCTCCCCGTGCCGACGGGCAACGACGGAACGCCCAAAACTTTCTCAATCTTGGGAACCTGCGAAGCGAAGTGGCATCCGGATGACGCCTACTGGTACGAGCGCTTCGCCAAGGGCCGCGTCGGGGCGGCCGTGCTGGGAACGTACACTCGGGGCGGGACGGTGGTGACGTCGGGAGCCACGGATTGGGCTCACGGGCTGCGAGGCAAGGATCCGATTGTGGAACGAATCACGCGAAACATCCTCGATCGACTCTCCCGCTAACGGCGGGGTCGCCGCCGAGACCTGCCCTCTCAACCCCATGGGCCGACACGGCTCACGCTACGACTGTAGCGTCGTCCATGCTGGATTATTGGGAAATTCGGTCTGACTGCTTAGAATCGGTCTGTTTTGCCTCAATTGAGTCCGCTCGGAGACACGTCTCCTATTGTAAACGCCACCGTTGGAGGGACTAGAACCCGCAGGGTTCAAAGAAATTAGCCGGGGCGTGGAGCGCAGCGACACCCCCGGTCTGTCACCCCCCCCATTCAACAGCACCGTGAAAGGTGTGCCACCCGTTGGCGAACGGACTGACGAACCGATGAGGTTCCTTGAGTCGGGTGACACAAGTCTCAGAAGCCGGTGGCATCGCTGCGCGATGCTCCGTACTTTTAACGGTTCCGGGGGTGCGAGCACCCCCGGCTAGATCTCTTTGAACCCTGCTGGGTTCGGGACCTGCCGCCAACGTGTGAAACGCTGGCGTTGCCCCGCTCGCTCCCCTGCCACCAGGTTCATGACCTCGATTCACGTCCGTTTTTCGGAGGTGTCCCCTTCCCATGAAGCACAACAGGGCTCCACAGCCGGACTCACGTCCGCTGGGGACAAGTCCGACAGGCTGCTCGTGGGACTTATTCCTTTTCTACCCCGTTGTTCCAATACTTCTGCATCTCTTCAGCGCTCGGCACTTGCAAGGGGCGCACAATGCGGAAGCCAAGGAACTGGGCATCCGTCAAATACCAGATGCTCTTCGGAAGCTGAGGATCCTGCATCTTCCAACTCTTATCGGAAGCGCGGCGGACCGCAGATCGGAGGCTCTTCGGCTCATCATCCCAGGATCCACCCTTCGCGACGTGCGGATAGGGAGTCTTCGAGGGAACATAGGGGTTGAGCTCCCCTAAAGCTTTCAGGGCCTCAAAGGAAGGCTGATACTGATCCAAGCACCACTCGGCCACGTTGCCGTGCATATCATACAAACCCCAAGCGTTGGGCTTTTTCTTACCCACCTTCTGATACTTGAAATCGCTATTCTTCTCATACCAGGCATATTCGCCAATCTTGCTGGCATCGTCGCCAAACGAATAAGCGGTCGTCGATCCGGCGCGACACGCATACTCCCATTCGGCTTCCGTAGGCAGACGGTAGAAATGTCCGGTCTTGGCGCTGAGCCACTGACAAAACTTGTTGGCCGCGTGATGGGTCATACTGATCGCCGGGAACCCGTCCTTGCCCATTCCAAAACTCATCTCCACGTACGGCTTGGTCGGACGGGTCACCACATCAGAAACCTTGTCGACCTCGGGATCCGTGCTGATCTCGGATTTGAACTTATGTTCTTCGTCCGGATACATGAACAGTTCGAACTCGTTCCAGGTCACTTCATATTGCCCCATCCAGAACGGAGGGATCTGAATCTTCACACGAGGTCCCTCATCGTCCTGGCGCTTGGCCTCGGTCTCCGGACTGCCCATCAGAACCTCTCCCCCCGGAATCGCCACCATGGCATACCGAATCTTGGTGCCAGGAATGAGGTTGGTGTAGCGCTCCATGGCGGCGGCTGACGCCACCTTGGATTTCTCCACGATCATCTTATGAATGTTTTTGACCAACTCTCCCTCGTTGGCCCCCGGTGCGCTTTCCGCCTTCTTGGCTTCCAGCTTCACCCCATCAGGCCAAGGAGCACCCTGCTCAATCCAGGCCTGCAGCAACTCCACCTTCTCCTTGGGCATCGGTCCACCCTTTTTGGCCGGAGGCATCACACCATCATCATCCGCCGTCAAGGTCGTGGTCACGAAAACCCGGCTCTTTTTCGGATCGAATGGGACGATGCCAGAACCGCTCTCGCCCCCACGGAACGCCGCTTCCTTCTCATCAAGCCGGAGCTCACCTTTGATGTAATCCGCCCGATGGCAGGACACGCAGTTCTGCTCCAAAATGGGTTTGATATCCTTGGTAAATTCAGCGCGACGGATCTTCTTTAAGGTCACATCCGCAGGCCAGTTGGCACCTTGCTCAATCCACTGCTTGAGCACCGACACCTGCTCCTTGGTCAGCACATCCCCTTTGGGCGGCATGATATCATCGTGATCGGCCGGGAGGATAATGCTCTTGTAGATCGAGCTTTCCTCGGGCTTGCCGGGCACCAAACCCGCTCCTTTGTTCTCGCCGCCGCTCTTGGTCGCGGCCGCCGTATCCATGCGGAGCTTCCCCTTCGGATGTTCAGCGTCGTGGCAGCTCAGGCAGGTCGATTCCAGAATCGGCCGAACATGTGTTTGAAAATCAATGGGTTCAGCAGCAAAGCCCGACACCATGGTCGCTCCCATGACGGCGGATACCCACATCGTTCGAGAAAAATCAGTCGCAAACATTGAGAGAAGAGTTTCTTACCAGAACCCAAGGTTATCAAGAGTCAAGTTGAGGACGAAGGACACCCCCTCAGGTATTCAACTGAGAATCGATCAGCGGCTTTGAAACTGATACTCGCCCGACCCGACAGTCATCACCACTCGATCCCCTTCGCGACGCAGAACTCGGACGCCTTCGGATTGGTCCACGGGATGCCCACCCTCGGAAATACTGGCCTCATCCCGCGCGGGGAAATAGACCGTGGCCGTGGCATTCGCCGGCACCGTCAGGTTCAGCGAAAACACGGATCCATCCCGGTGCCACGAACTTCGAATGGGACCCCGGATCGAGTTGTAAGTGGCATCAACCCTATCAATGGGCGCACTCTTCGCCTGGGGATCGAGGTCGCCTTTTCCGGGTCCAGGCCGAATCACGATCTGCTTATAGGCCGGTCCATCCGTGTCGATGCCCGCCAGCGAGCGAAACGCCCACTCGCAGACCGCTCCAAACGAATAGTGGCTGAAGGAGTTCATCGCGGCGTTGTGGCGTCCAAAGCCCTCCTCCTTGGTATAGCTATCCCAGCGCTCCCAGACCGTCGTCGCGCCGTTGATCACCTCGTAGCCCCAGGAGGGAAAGTCCCGGCTTTGAAAGAGTCGCAACGCCAGATCGTGATGCCCGTGGGCGGTCAGAACCGGCAGCAGCCACTTCGTCCCCAGAAATCCGGTAGCCATTCGATGGCCGTTCTTGGCGATTTTCTCGGCCAGCCGATCCGCAGCTGCCTTGCGCTGATCCTCCGGCAACAGCTCAAAGGCCAGCGCCAGCACGTAGGCGGTCTGCGTATCCACCTTCAACCCGCCTCGGGGCAGCCCATAGTGTTTGAGGAAGGCGGCCCGCACCTCGCCAAACCACCGCCGATAGTTGGACGCCTCCACGTCGCGACCCGTTGCTTCGGCCAGCTCCGCCATGAGCGCCGAGGTATGCGCGGCATAGCAGGTATCGATAAACTCAATCGGCGTTTCTTCGCCGAGGTTCAGCCAATCGCCCCAGGTGTTGCCAATGGATAAACCCAGATGTTTGGAACTCGCGGCCATGCGGAACTCCATGAACCGGGACATCGATTTCCACTGACGATCCACGAGACGCTTGTCCCCATAGACCTTCCACATGGTCCATGGACAGATGATCCCCGCATCCATCCAGGCCGTGCCAAACGACTTTCGGGGTTCTCCATGCGACATCGGATAGGGGGCATAGTCGGGATAAGCTCCGAACGAGCGTTGCGCCTCGGCCACATCGTCGAGCCATTTGGTGAAAAAAGCGGCCACATCCGCGTTAAAGGAGGCCGTCCGGGCATAGATCTGCGCATCGCCCATCCAGCCCAGACGCTCGTCCCGCTGAGGGCAATCCGTAGGCACCTCCACGAAATTGGCGCGTTGAGTCCACAGCGCGTTGGTCCAAAACTTGGAGAGAACCGGGTCGCTGCAGGAGAAGGTGGCCGCCAGAGGCGTGTCGTTGTGCATCACCAACCCGACCGCATCTTGAAGCTCAGGACGCACCGGCACTCCGGAAATCTCAACATACTGAAAGCCGTGATACGTAAACCTGGGAGTCCAAACTTCGCCGGCCGGGTCCCCTTTCAAAATATAATAGTCGGTAGCCCGGGCCTTCCGCAGGTTCTCCGTCATGAGCCGGCCATCCGGGTGCAATAGTTCGCCGTAGCGGATTTGCACCTTGGTCCCGCGGACCCCGCGCAGCTTGAGCCGAGCCACGCCGGCGAAGTTCTGGCCGAAATCGAAAATATAGACGCCCGGATTGGGCTTCATCAGCTGAATGGCGGGCAACTCCTGGGTCACCCGGATCGCGGGAGCTGGATACGATTGCAAAACAGGCGGTGCCCGAAAGCCGAGATCGACCTCGCGATCCCCCATGGTGTCCGAAAAGATCGCCCTCACACTGCCGTTCCCCTCCGCCCGAATACAGGGCGCCCACTGTCGATCGTCAAAGCCCGCCTCAGCCCAGCCCGTCAGTTCGGCCCGCGAATCAAAGGTTTCTCCCATGATCAGGTCAGCCTCGCGGATGGGACCCTGGTCGGTCACCTTCCAGGTGGCATCCGTCCCTACCCAGGAACGTGTTCCATCCTCAAACTCAACCTCCAGCTGAGCGCACAACGCGGGCGTCTTCCCGTAGATCGACCGGCCTGTACGGTACGGCCCGTAACCGACCAGCAGCCCATAGCCAACATAGCCGGCATACCATCCATCGGCCACAATTCCCCCGATCGCGTTGGTCCCTGCCCTCACCAATCCGGTCACATCGTGGGTGCGATAATACACCCGCTTGGCGTAGTCGCTCCACCCAGGCTCGAGCAGGGCATCGCCAACTCGCCGACCGTTGAGGTACAGCTCATGGAGTCCGAGGGACGAAGCGTAAATGGTCGCACGCCGAACCGCCTTCGGAAGGCCAAACTCTTTGCGGTAGTGCCGAGCGGGAGGGAGGTGGAGCTGATCGCGATCCCGATGCAAGGGCGTCTTGTCGCGAACACTGATCCACACTGCTTTCCAGTCACGAGGATCGAGCAATCCCATGGACCAGCTGGCCGTCTCGCTCCATTCGGATTCTTGCCCCGCCTGATCCCAAACCTTCACCTTCCAGAAACAGAGCTGGCCTGAACCGAGCGGTTTCCCTTCATAGGCCCGGCCGATGGTCTCGTCCGACGCCACTTTGCCGGTATCCCATAAGTCGCCCGAGTTTGCTTCGAGGGCTTGCTTGGAGCTGGCGACCAGCACGCGATAACCAGTCTGTCGCTGGGCGCGCAAACTGGATTCCAGCTTCCAGCTGAGGCGCGGAGAAGGGCTATCAATGCCCAGCGGATTCTGAAGCCACTCGGTTCGCAACGCGACCGGGCTCAACCCCTCGGCCGACAGGGATACCGGCCAGGGCCCGATCAGAAGACCGGCAACCAGCAACGCCCACGACCCCGGCATCAGACAGCGATTCAACATAACAGTGGCATAGGACCGTGAGACATCTGCAACGTGAGGAACCCAGCCCGACCCAGACTCAAAAATCGAACTGATCAATGTTCTCTTTGTTAAAGATAAACGGTTTCCCCAAGAGGATCTGATCCCCCTGGATCTCCAGATTACCGAGCCGACCCGCGGCATAGGAGGTCGCCCCGGGCTTTAATGTTCCGGCGGCCAACCCATTCGCGGCATGAACCGTCAGGTAGCCCAGATCGACTGTCTTCCAAAGAATGACGCTCTGGGTGACGTCCTCCTTCACATACCTTCGATTCTCGCTGGGCAGTCCCAGGCCGATGACTTTGACGGTGCCCGCCTTGCCAGCCTGCTTCACCGCCTCCGCCGCTCCCGGCACCGCCGGAGAACAGATCGCCATGATGAGCTTAAGATTCGGATAAGCGCTGAGCAGCGAGGTCGCTTCGGTCTGGGCTTTGTCCTTCAGATCATCACAGGGCTTGGTGGCCACGAGTTTCATTTTGGGATATTTCTCGGCCAACCGGGCTTCGATGTGTTTACGCCATTCGTTCATGTTGGCCGCGGTCAGGGATGCCGTGATAATGGCGAATTCCCCCTCCCCGCCCAGCAGGCGGCCGGCTTCGTCCATCAAGGTATGGCCGATGCCCTCCGGGGTGGCTTGGTTGACGAAGAAGTCGCGGGCATCCGTGGCGGCATCCGAGTCATAGGTCAACACCTTCACCCCCTTTTGCTTCGCCTTGCGGAGGGCGGTGGAGATGCCTTCCTTGTTTTCGCAGGCCACGGCGATCACGTCCACGCCCAAGGTGATCCAGTTCTCGATGATCTCATTCTGCTTGGCGGGGTCCGGATCCGTCGGGCCGTCGAACAAGAGATCCGCCTTCAATTCCCCGGCGGCCTGATCGGCACCCTGCTTGCAAGAGATGAAGTAAGCGTTGCCTTTGCTTTTGGGCATCAGCGCGATGGTCCGCTTGGCTGAGGCGGTCCCCCCCGAGTTCGAACCTGTTTCGGCCGGTTTATTGCATCCAACGGTCCCCAGCATCGCCAGTGATGCCAGCAGCGTGATAAGCTTTTGCATAGGTCAAGTAAGTGGTAGAGGGGATCATGAGGCGAGATCTGCAACGGTTGCAACCTCGGAACCGGCCAGATGCAAGCGGCAGGGTGTGATTAAACCCGGGCGAGAATGGTGGTGAATTCGCGACGGACTCGGCGGCCTTATGCCGGGCTTTCAGCCCTTGATGCAAGGGGGGATGGCCACCTGGGGTTGTCACCCCAGGCTGGGATGGGACGCACCGTTGGCGCTCAAGGGCAACGATTCACTGGACCGATGCAACCCAGCTTAGACGAGTGAGCCCAGATACGTAGGGGCTCCACCAGTGGCGTTAGACTCCACGGGCCAAAGGCCCAGCACCATACCAGCCTGGGGTGACAACCCCAGGTGGCCATCCCCCACGCACGCCGAGGGCTGAAAGCCCGCACCATCGCGGGAGCCTACACGCGGAATTCAATCTAAATCTCACCCACTTCTAATCACACCCCAAGCGGCAGGAGGTCGCACCCGCGCCTTGACCCCGGGCAAACCAACATTACTATAACATCTGTATTTATATGCATTTCGCCAAGGTGTGTCTGACCTCGTGGTTGCTTCCTCTCTTGATCGCGTTCTCGTGTTCGGTGAGCACTCGAATATTCGCCCAAGCGGACAATGATCATTTCGAGAATGCGACCCAACTGATCGGCGATCGCGGGACCCTGGAGGCCTTTGTCCTGAACGCAACCCGGCAACCTGGAGAGCCGGAGGCCCCGGAGCTGAAGGCTGGCAGCGTCTGGTTCAGATGGGTAAGCCCCACCAATGGAACCTTGGAACTCTCACGGCAAAGTGTCGGGTTTCCCGATGGCCTCCAGACCGTGGCCCTCTTTACCGGTCAATCGCTCAGCTCGCTCGTCAAGGCCGTCTCCACCCTGAATAGCGACTTCCCCTTCTCCCGTCTGCGAACCTCGGTCGCAAAGGGCCAAGTCCTGTGGATCGCCGTGGGCGGGGAAGGCCCCTCCGTATCAAGTTCCCCGGATCGGTTAACCCTCGCCTATCGAGTTGATCCGCTTCCACAAAACGACATCTCGACGCGTGCGTTCGTGCTGACCGGTGACGACATCGAATGGGACGTGCGAGCGTCCGGAGGCACGAGCGATGCGCTGGAGCAAAGCGTGGATTTTCCACCGAACACGTCGGTGGTTTGGTATCGATGGACCTCCCCGAGCCGAGCGGTCTGCACGCTGCGGCTGAATGGGGAGTTCATTCCTGCGAACGCCCAGATCTTCCGTCGAAACTCCAATCAGACCCTGCAGAAAATCCAGATCGACGCGCCCTTCACGTTCACCACCGCCGCGGGCACGACCTACTGGATAGCCATTGAGGAAACGAGCTGGCGGCCCATGAGGTTCCGACTCATGGCCACCTACCTGTTATCTATGGAGGGGTTTGTTAACAACGCCAAGGAACTGCCCAAACCCCAGGACTTCGTTTTCCGGTCCTCAGGCTACCTTCCCCAAGATCAGATCAGCTCCTACATGCTGGCGCTCTCCCATCCACTTAACGTGGTCTTGCAGACCAACCGGGTGGCGGACTACGTCATTCCCTCCATCGCCCCTGGCCAATACACTGTCTTTATCCAAGCGACCACGACCTCCGGACGAAACTATGGGCTCGCCCCGACGCTCCTGACAGTGCGGCTCCCCAATGATCGCTTTGAGCAGCGAACGGAGCTACAAGGGATCGACCTTTTGTTCGACGCAGACCTCCGTGGTGCGACCGCGGATGCGATCGACCCGGTCGGCATGCCCAGCGCGTGGTGGAGGTGGAGGGCCCCGTTCTCCGGCCGTCTGGTGCTCGAACCGAGTTTCCAAAGTCCGGTGATCGATGCCCGGATATTCCGCTGGAGTTCCGAGAGCGGATTGTCGCTCGTGAACCGGGACGAGATCCAGGAGGGCCAGGAATATGCCATCGCGTTCTACGATGCGCAGGCGGGGAATCGGTTCAACGTTCGACTGGCGCTCGTTCACAATGAGTATCCGCACGATCAATTTGACCAACGAAAACTGATTGCCAGCACCCCATTCGTCGAGCGGCTCCGGAGCGACCGTCTTTCGGCCGAGACCGGTGAACCCGCCGGGTATTACGGCAACGCAGCCAGCCGAACCGCCTGGTACACCTTCTCCTCGATCGAAGAGGGAAATCTGACGGTGGGAACCGTCGCCAATGCGGAGCAGATCTTCAACTACGACTCCAGTTTCGCCGGAGAGGTGTATCGTGGAACCGAACTCACCAACCTGACCCTCGTCTCCTCCCTGTCGCGCCCCAACAGCTTTCGTGTCTTGCCGGGCGAAACGTACCAGATCCGCGCCGTGTGCCCCCCTTATGACACGTGGCAACAACCTCTATTCTACTGCGCGTTCCATGCCAGCCCCACCAACGATTGGTTCGCCACCGCACAGACGCTCACTGGAACCCATCTTTCGGTCCGGACCACTCTGGACGGAACCTCCACCGAAACGAACGAACCGCCCCTGCAACCCGTCAGCGGTCTCGCTGCGAGGAGAAGCATCTGGTTTCGTTGGAAGGCTCCACGGGAGGGCAATGTCGCGGTTTTTGTGCAGCGGAACGCGCCGACGAACGCGATCGTCGCCGCGCCGGTGATTCAAATGTATCGTGCGGAAGGATCAGACTTCTCCGGGCTGATCCCGCTAGCCCCTGCTCCACTGCCAGAGATCGGCAGCAGTTTCACCGTAGCCGCCGGCCAGACATACGCCATCCGGGTGGCGGACCATCCCGCCAAACCAAGCACTAACTCAAGCTTGGTCCTCGAGCTCCACCTCGCAGAGGTTGAGGCGGCGTTCGAAGGAAGCAACGGAGTCGTCTCACTGGCAAATCCGAAAGAGTTGGTAGTGACGAATGCAGGGATCCGACCGGAGGGCTTGACGCACTACCTCAAGCTCTATTCTCCCGATCCGACCCTGGTTGAAGGCGCTACACAGGGCTGGGGCAGATTCCCCCTGCACACGATCCAGGAGTCGGGAGCCTTTTCCTTCACCACCTGGAACCCCGGGCGCTACTGGCTCGCCATCGTGGCCTCGAATCAATGGGGCGAACTGGCCTACTCACGCCCGCTGGCTCTCGTGCTGCAGCCTGGAAATGATGATTTCTCGAATAGCTTTGCGATGCTCGGAAGCGCCACCAACGCGTGGGTGGCCACCGCCACCGTGGAGTCGGGAGAGCCGCTCCTGGGACAGACTTACACGAACGGAACGATCTGGTTCCACTGGACAGCCCCGGCTGACGGCGTGGCCACCGTGCAAACCACATCCAGCGCGTCGGTGGTCGTTTATGAAGGGGATACCCTGGGGCAGTTAACGCAAGTCGCACCCGTCCAGGGCAGCGGTTCGAGGATTTCCTTTTACGCGGTCACGGGCCATCGCTACCAAGTGCAGGTCGCGACGTCCGCCATGCCGAATCCATCCCAGAACCGACAGATCACGCTCACCCTCGGATTGGTAAGGCCTACACTCACCTGGAGCCCTCAGCCTTTACCCTGGGTGATCTCTGCGGGGACCTCGGTCGAACTGTCGTTTGATTTGGCCGGTCGCGCCGAGAATGTTGCGGATGTCTGGGTTCAGGTCGGCGACCAACGGTTGCCGGCCCCGACCGTGCCTCCGTTCCAGGTTTCGTTCCAATCCAATGTCCCGGGAGGATTTTCAGCACAGGCGTTCATGCGCCTGGGCTCCGGATTCATCCTCAGCAGCCCCGAGATCACCCTCTGGTGTTCGGTGACCAACGGAACGGCTGCCGCGGCGGTGCCGCTCGCGGGCTCGAAGGGTCTGATGCGGATAGAACCTCCGTTGGGGGCCGGAAGCACGGCGGACTTCGTGTCGGAGCAATGGTTCTCTTGGCATTCGCCGGCCACCGGTGCCTGGTTCGTTGAAGGTGCCCAAGTCCAGCCGCTGCCTCGGCCCATTGAACTCTATCGAGTCGACCCGGAGGGAAACCCTGTCCTGATTCCCTACCAATCGGGCTACGAACCCAACCCTTGGATGGCCTATCCAGTGGAAGCGGGAGTGACGTATTCAATCCGGGTCCACTCGTACCCCACCGAGCCCTCCTTTGTGCTCCCCTACTCTTTCGAGACGAATCCACCCAATGACACTTTCGCGAACGCGAATCCGTTGGTAGGAAGCCAGTTCTCAGCGGATGCGTTCGCTCTGCTCGCGACCACAGAATTGGGAGAGGATCTACTCGGCCATACACCTACTCGCACACTCTGGTGGAGTTGGGCAGCGCCCCAGGATGGATTGCTCAAACTGAGCGTAAGCCGTCCCCACCGATTCTATCTCGGCGACCGCTTGAACGGCCTTACCCTGCAACGCAATACTGTCGGGAACCCTGGCTTGGGGGTTTATCGAGTTCAAGCCGGCCGCAACTACCGCATCATGGTAGAGAACGAAGATCTCCCGGCGACCCGCGTGCACTTGGAAGGAAGGCTGGTCAGCACGCCCCTCAACGACGCCTTTGCCAAGGCGATAGTGCTCAGCGGCCGGCGGAACCATTTCGAGGGATCCCTGGCGGGCGCGACCGCAGAACCGGGTGAACCCTCCCTGACCTCTCCGACGGCGCCAACGGTGTGGTGGACCTGGACAGCACCCCACACGGGCGAAGCCCGCTTCAGCCTGGCTGGATACAAAGACTACTATTCGCTGAGTGCATTCGAAGGAACGAAGCTGCTGGAATTGACGCAGCTCGCCAGCGGAATCAACGAAGTCCGCTTCACTGCGATCCAAGGGAAGCCGTACTACCTGAGATTCGCCTCCTCCGTTCCGGAAGGAGCTGACTTTTCCCTTCGCCTAGTCCAGGCGACTCCACCGCCGAACGACTCGTTCGCATCACCTGAGCGACTGGCAGGTTCCACTGCTGAGGCATCCAGCTGGACCTATGGCGCTACCCGCGAATTTCAGGAGCCGTGGCATGGGGGAGTTTACGGAGGCCGATCGAGTTGGTTTGCATGGAATCCGCCTTCAGGCGGCCAGGCCAGGCTGCGCATCGAGGGAGCCTTCTTCGGACTCGTTGGGATCTATCGGGGCACCGAGCTGCACGATCTGGCGGAGGTCGCGAGCGTCAGCGGCCAGCTTCCGTTGGAGTTAGCCTTCGACGTGGACGCCGGAGGTGCTGTCCTCATCGCGGTGGACTCCGCGAACGGTGAATCGGGGGATTATCGGCTCTCGCTAGGGGTCGCGCCCCCCGTCCAGCTCCACATCGTTGCGGCATCGGATCAGACTCTCCGCCTGAGAGGGTCAGGCCTACCCCAAAAACCGGTCGCCGTCGAGCACTCCGAGGACCTCCTCGAATGGGTCGTCTGGCAGACCATCACTCCCGCGGAGGGGACATCGGAAGCCTCTATCCAGCTCCCGCCTGCGAGTGAAGGCCGTCGATTCTTTCGGCTCCGGGAGGTTCGGTAGCAGGATTCCGTGGGGTTCTCCCGGATCGGCCCTCTCCTGTTTTGGCTCGCCATGACAGCCGAAATCTGGCGATATCTGCCGTTCAGAATGATCTACCGTCGCCTTTTACTTCTTGGGGCAGCTTGCTTGCTTCACTCCGCGATCCTGAACGGATTCGCCGCGGAACCCAATTCTCCCTTTCAACAGAAACAGGATGTGGTGTACGGCGAAGTCCACGGAACGGGGCTGCTCATGGATGTCTTCACCCCTACCGGGAAAGCCAACGGACTGGCGATCATCGATGTCGTCAGCGGTGCCTGGCACTCGGATCGCAACAAGCTCCGCGATCACATGCTCACCCAGATGTTCCACATCTACTGCGGACGCGGCTATACCGTGTTCGCGATCCGGCCCGGCTCCAAAACGCGATACACCGCCAGCGAGATGGAACGTCATGTCAAGGTCGGCATCCGCCACGTCAAAGAACATGCCGCCGAATATGGGATCGATCCTAACCGACTCGGATTGACAGGAGCTTCGGCCGGCGGTCACCTTGCCACGCTCGCCGCCCTGACGCCGGAGCCCGGCCGGCCGGAATCCAAAAGACCAGCCCAACGATTCGACACCACCGTCCAAGCCGTCGGCGTCTTCTTCCCCCCCACCGACCTAGTCGATTGGGAGGAAGGCAAGCC
It encodes the following:
- a CDS encoding family 78 glycoside hydrolase catalytic domain, with amino-acid sequence MLNRCLMPGSWALLVAGLLIGPWPVSLSAEGLSPVALRTEWLQNPLGIDSPSPRLSWKLESSLRAQRQTGYRVLVASSKQALEANSGDLWDTGKVASDETIGRAYEGKPLGSGQLCFWKVKVWDQAGQESEWSETASWSMGLLDPRDWKAVWISVRDKTPLHRDRDQLHLPPARHYRKEFGLPKAVRRATIYASSLGLHELYLNGRRVGDALLEPGWSDYAKRVYYRTHDVTGLVRAGTNAIGGIVADGWYAGYVGYGLLVGYGPYRTGRSIYGKTPALCAQLEVEFEDGTRSWVGTDATWKVTDQGPIREADLIMGETFDSRAELTGWAEAGFDDRQWAPCIRAEGNGSVRAIFSDTMGDREVDLGFRAPPVLQSYPAPAIRVTQELPAIQLMKPNPGVYIFDFGQNFAGVARLKLRGVRGTKVQIRYGELLHPDGRLMTENLRKARATDYYILKGDPAGEVWTPRFTYHGFQYVEISGVPVRPELQDAVGLVMHNDTPLAATFSCSDPVLSKFWTNALWTQRANFVEVPTDCPQRDERLGWMGDAQIYARTASFNADVAAFFTKWLDDVAEAQRSFGAYPDYAPYPMSHGEPRKSFGTAWMDAGIICPWTMWKVYGDKRLVDRQWKSMSRFMEFRMAASSKHLGLSIGNTWGDWLNLGEETPIEFIDTCYAAHTSALMAELAEATGRDVEASNYRRWFGEVRAAFLKHYGLPRGGLKVDTQTAYVLALAFELLPEDQRKAAADRLAEKIAKNGHRMATGFLGTKWLLPVLTAHGHHDLALRLFQSRDFPSWGYEVINGATTVWERWDSYTKEEGFGRHNAAMNSFSHYSFGAVCEWAFRSLAGIDTDGPAYKQIVIRPGPGKGDLDPQAKSAPIDRVDATYNSIRGPIRSSWHRDGSVFSLNLTVPANATATVYFPARDEASISEGGHPVDQSEGVRVLRREGDRVVMTVGSGEYQFQSR
- a CDS encoding SUMF1/EgtB/PvdO family nonheme iron enzyme; the protein is MVSGFAAEPIDFQTHVRPILESTCLSCHDAEHPKGKLRMDTAAATKSGGENKGAGLVPGKPEESSIYKSIILPADHDDIMPPKGDVLTKEQVSVLKQWIEQGANWPADVTLKKIRRAEFTKDIKPILEQNCVSCHRADYIKGELRLDEKEAAFRGGESGSGIVPFDPKKSRVFVTTTLTADDDGVMPPAKKGGPMPKEKVELLQAWIEQGAPWPDGVKLEAKKAESAPGANEGELVKNIHKMIVEKSKVASAAAMERYTNLIPGTKIRYAMVAIPGGEVLMGSPETEAKRQDDEGPRVKIQIPPFWMGQYEVTWNEFELFMYPDEEHKFKSEISTDPEVDKVSDVVTRPTKPYVEMSFGMGKDGFPAISMTHHAANKFCQWLSAKTGHFYRLPTEAEWEYACRAGSTTAYSFGDDASKIGEYAWYEKNSDFKYQKVGKKKPNAWGLYDMHGNVAEWCLDQYQPSFEALKALGELNPYVPSKTPYPHVAKGGSWDDEPKSLRSAVRRASDKSWKMQDPQLPKSIWYLTDAQFLGFRIVRPLQVPSAEEMQKYWNNGVEKE
- a CDS encoding substrate-binding domain-containing protein — protein: MQKLITLLASLAMLGTVGCNKPAETGSNSGGTASAKRTIALMPKSKGNAYFISCKQGADQAAGELKADLLFDGPTDPDPAKQNEIIENWITLGVDVIAVACENKEGISTALRKAKQKGVKVLTYDSDAATDARDFFVNQATPEGIGHTLMDEAGRLLGGEGEFAIITASLTAANMNEWRKHIEARLAEKYPKMKLVATKPCDDLKDKAQTEATSLLSAYPNLKLIMAICSPAVPGAAEAVKQAGKAGTVKVIGLGLPSENRRYVKEDVTQSVILWKTVDLGYLTVHAANGLAAGTLKPGATSYAAGRLGNLEIQGDQILLGKPFIFNKENIDQFDF
- a CDS encoding prolyl oligopeptidase family serine peptidase produces the protein MTAEIWRYLPFRMIYRRLLLLGAACLLHSAILNGFAAEPNSPFQQKQDVVYGEVHGTGLLMDVFTPTGKANGLAIIDVVSGAWHSDRNKLRDHMLTQMFHIYCGRGYTVFAIRPGSKTRYTASEMERHVKVGIRHVKEHAAEYGIDPNRLGLTGASAGGHLATLAALTPEPGRPESKRPAQRFDTTVQAVGVFFPPTDLVDWEEGKPADPKILQPLLSVGESAPLDDEEVMKRARAVSPLHRITKPGPTFLLIHGNADLVVPLSHSERLVKAIKEAGGSAELIVKQGGGHPWLTLPEEVKVMADWFDKQLIKKN